In a single window of the Pocillopora verrucosa isolate sample1 chromosome 4, ASM3666991v2, whole genome shotgun sequence genome:
- the LOC131779997 gene encoding cyclin-Q: MDRKVALTSKNSNVDRQGCEKKIKSGPNVNVVESKTARKNHLKITTFIMEAGQRLKLPPGTCASACVLYHRLYKQYFQSEYDPNLVAIAALYLASKTEESPCKLRDVINVSYRLLHRDKPPLEVGSLYWELHDSVANCELMILRALQFQVSFDSPHKYLLHYLNSLEDWLDKECTITSSLSQLSWSILQDSFHTTLCLEYSPAVIAIAMIYFSLTCLGIDVPSQGARHSWWKALCPRSTEDEIQAIILHMIDFYSLENVVSD, encoded by the exons ATGGATCGTAAAGTAGCTTTAACAAGCAAGAACTCTAATGTAGACAGGCAAGGTTGCGAGAAAAAGATTAAAAGTGGTCCCAACGTGAATGTAGTGGAAAGTAAGACAGCGCGCAAAAATCACTTGAAGATCACAACATTTATCATGGAGGCTG GCCAAAGATTAAAGCTCCCGCCAGGCACTTGTGCTTCTGCTTGTGTTCTATATCATCGTCTGTACAAGCAGTATTTTCAGAGTGAATATGATCCAAAT CTTGTTGCCATTGCTGCTTTGTATTTAGCATCCAAAACTGAGGAATCTCCTTGCAAGTTACGAGATGTGATAAATGTATCTTACAG ATTATTACACAGAGATAAACCACCATTGGAGGTAGGGTCTCTGTATTGGGAACTTCACGACAGTGTGGCTAATTGTGAGCTGATGATTTTACGAGCTCTTCAGTTTCAAGTCAGTTTTGACAGTCCACACAAG TATCTTCTCCATTACCTGAACTCACTTGAAGACTGGCTAGACAAGGAATGTACTATCACCAGTTCTTTAAGTCAACTTAGCTGGAGTATTTTGCAAGATAGTTTCCACACTACATTATGTTTGGAATACAGTCCAGCTGTTATTGCAATAGCGATGATCTACTTTTCTCTAACATGCCTTGGGATTGATGTTCCATCACAGGGTGCAAGACATTCATGGTGGAAG GCCTTGTGTCCAAGAAGCACAGAAGACGAAATACAAGCTATAATACTCCATATGATTGACTTCTATTCATTGGAAAACGTAGTTAGCgattga